A genome region from Populus alba chromosome 5, ASM523922v2, whole genome shotgun sequence includes the following:
- the LOC118057861 gene encoding protein PIN-LIKES 7 isoform X1, whose product MGFWTLFEVASLPIIQVLLISFLGALMATEYLNLLPKDARRSLNKLVFMVFTPSLMFASLAKTVTLEDIISWWFMPVNIGFTFLIGGILGWILVKILRPKPYLEGLVIATCSSGNLGNLLLIIVPAICNEDGSPFGDSSICSSVGLSYASFSMALGGFFIWTYTFHLIRGSAAKLKALQAVVEVSKAPNNDLDASQETHLLNGQHQENVAIVVASSKSAEDTESHAIVSQESEHGKGNVSSWTKLTGFLHQILEELLEPPTVAAILGFLFGATTFLRNLIIGSEAPLRVIQDSIKLLGDGTIPCITLILGGNLTEGLRASKIKSWIVAGVICVRYIILPAIGLWVVKAAGHLGFLPSDPLFHYVLMIQYTLPPAMNIGTMTQLFDVGQEECSVLFLWTYLVAALALTAWSTIFMWILS is encoded by the exons ATGGGTTTCTGGACACTTTTTGAGGTGGCATCTTTGCCAATCATACAAGTCCTGCTTATCAGCTTCCTGGGAGCTTTGATGGCAACTGAGTATTTGAATCTTCTCCCTAAGGATGCTAGAAGATCCTTAAATAAG CTCGTGTTCATGGTGTTTACACCCTCTCTCATGTTTGCTAGCCTGGCTAAAACTGTTACTCTCGAAGACATTATCTCATG GTGGTTTATGCCTGTTAACATTGGATTCACATTCTTAATTGGAGGCATTCTTGGATGGATACTTGTTAAAATACTGAGACCAAAGCCTTACCTAGAGGGCCTTGTTATTGCTACATGTTCATCAG GAAACTTGGGAAATCTTCTGCTCATAATTGTCCCTGCAATCTGTAATGAGGACGGAAGTCCATTTGGTGACAGTAGCATCTGCTCCTCCGTTGGACTCTCTTACGCTTCCTTCTCTATGGCG CTAGGAGGTTTCTTCATCTGGACTTATACATTCCATCTAATACGAGGGTCGGCTGCAAAGTTAAAAGCACTTCAAGCAGTGGTAGAGGTCTCAAAAGCACCCAACAATGATTTAGACGCTAGCCAGGAAACTCACCTGCTAAATGGACAACATCAAGAAAATGTTGCAATAGTTGTCGCGTCATCCAAGTCTGCTGAAGATACAGAAAGCCATGCT ATTGTTTCCCAGGAATCAGAACATGGAAAAGGGAATGTATCATCCTGGACTAAATTAACAGGATTTCTTCATCAGATTTTAGAGGAGCTCTTGGAACCCCCAACTGTAGCTGCA ATTTTGGGATTCCTCTTTGGAGCAACTACATTTTTGAGAAACCTGATAATTGGTTCAGAAGCCCCTCTAAGAGTGATCCAAGACTCCATCAAATTACTTGG AGATGGAACCATTCCTTGTATAACTCTCATATTGGGAGGCAACCTAAccgaag GCTTGCGCGCATCCAAAATCAAATCATGGATCGTTGCTGGGGTGATTTGTGTCCGATACATTATACTTCCTGCAATTGGTCTGTGGGTTGTTAAAGCAGCTGGTCATCTTGGTTTTCTCCCATCAGACCCTCTCTTTCACTATGTTCTGATGATTCAGTATACCCTTCCACCTGCCATGAATATTG GTACCATGACACAGTTGTTTGATGTGGGACAAGAAGAGTGCTCGGTCCTCTTCTTGTGGACATACTTAGTTGCAGCCTTGGCACTCACTGCCTGGTCTACAATTTTCATGTGGATCTTGTCCTGA
- the LOC118057861 gene encoding protein PIN-LIKES 7 isoform X2 codes for MPVNIGFTFLIGGILGWILVKILRPKPYLEGLVIATCSSGNLGNLLLIIVPAICNEDGSPFGDSSICSSVGLSYASFSMALGGFFIWTYTFHLIRGSAAKLKALQAVVEVSKAPNNDLDASQETHLLNGQHQENVAIVVASSKSAEDTESHAIVSQESEHGKGNVSSWTKLTGFLHQILEELLEPPTVAAILGFLFGATTFLRNLIIGSEAPLRVIQDSIKLLGDGTIPCITLILGGNLTEGLRASKIKSWIVAGVICVRYIILPAIGLWVVKAAGHLGFLPSDPLFHYVLMIQYTLPPAMNIGTMTQLFDVGQEECSVLFLWTYLVAALALTAWSTIFMWILS; via the exons ATGCCTGTTAACATTGGATTCACATTCTTAATTGGAGGCATTCTTGGATGGATACTTGTTAAAATACTGAGACCAAAGCCTTACCTAGAGGGCCTTGTTATTGCTACATGTTCATCAG GAAACTTGGGAAATCTTCTGCTCATAATTGTCCCTGCAATCTGTAATGAGGACGGAAGTCCATTTGGTGACAGTAGCATCTGCTCCTCCGTTGGACTCTCTTACGCTTCCTTCTCTATGGCG CTAGGAGGTTTCTTCATCTGGACTTATACATTCCATCTAATACGAGGGTCGGCTGCAAAGTTAAAAGCACTTCAAGCAGTGGTAGAGGTCTCAAAAGCACCCAACAATGATTTAGACGCTAGCCAGGAAACTCACCTGCTAAATGGACAACATCAAGAAAATGTTGCAATAGTTGTCGCGTCATCCAAGTCTGCTGAAGATACAGAAAGCCATGCT ATTGTTTCCCAGGAATCAGAACATGGAAAAGGGAATGTATCATCCTGGACTAAATTAACAGGATTTCTTCATCAGATTTTAGAGGAGCTCTTGGAACCCCCAACTGTAGCTGCA ATTTTGGGATTCCTCTTTGGAGCAACTACATTTTTGAGAAACCTGATAATTGGTTCAGAAGCCCCTCTAAGAGTGATCCAAGACTCCATCAAATTACTTGG AGATGGAACCATTCCTTGTATAACTCTCATATTGGGAGGCAACCTAAccgaag GCTTGCGCGCATCCAAAATCAAATCATGGATCGTTGCTGGGGTGATTTGTGTCCGATACATTATACTTCCTGCAATTGGTCTGTGGGTTGTTAAAGCAGCTGGTCATCTTGGTTTTCTCCCATCAGACCCTCTCTTTCACTATGTTCTGATGATTCAGTATACCCTTCCACCTGCCATGAATATTG GTACCATGACACAGTTGTTTGATGTGGGACAAGAAGAGTGCTCGGTCCTCTTCTTGTGGACATACTTAGTTGCAGCCTTGGCACTCACTGCCTGGTCTACAATTTTCATGTGGATCTTGTCCTGA
- the LOC118057862 gene encoding protein STRICTOSIDINE SYNTHASE-LIKE 4 has translation MATKSRPASSSSSPKPTSRKTSWPFLTVLLTVLSPVLVATLVFQLDSFEPAHLPIHELAQPPLKASTKNDHMLQGSELVGFKQLIGPEDIAYDSNSGVIYTTCADGWVKRVTINDSVADNIVENWVTTGGWPLGLALGHDNEVIVGDAYKVKRTKRCT, from the coding sequence ATGGCAACGAAGTCTAGACCTGCAAGCTCATCATCTTCTCCGAAACCCACATCAAGAAAGACCTCATGGCCTTTCCTTACTGTTCTTTTAACGGTTCTATCTCCTGTCTTGGTAGCTACACTCGTTTTCCAACTTGACTCGTTCGAACCAGCTCACTTGCCGATCCACGAGCTGGCTCAGCCACCATTGAAGGCTTCGACGAAGAATGATCACATGCTTCAAGGATCAGAGCTTGTGGGTTTCAAGCAGTTGATTGGACCCGAAGATATTGCATATGATAGCAATTCAGGTGTTATTTACACTACCTGTGCTGATGGGTGGGTTAAACGAGTCACGATTAATGACTCAGTTGCTGACAATATCGTGGAGAACTGGGTTACCACTGGAGGTTGGCCTCTCGGACTCGCCCTTGGACACGATAATGAAGTTATTGTAGGCGATGCTTACAAG